The following proteins are encoded in a genomic region of Sander lucioperca isolate FBNREF2018 chromosome 23, SLUC_FBN_1.2, whole genome shotgun sequence:
- the map3k8 gene encoding mitogen-activated protein kinase kinase kinase 8 isoform X2: MDYKYGNGVELLLAHMNIEDIINAAETLYQLEEEEEGGLSFEEEGLSQEEMDENEEAGDSVGLGSQQKDYADGVGGVRYGAVTELLSFVNQLSNMQPAALQHLTEETGVLLNKAMAVKKGRYQINVDVLLFPWKLTYKDHGSSLVPKGSFGKVHLAQDTTTRKRMACKLIPMEHFKAADVEFQARFRHENIAELYGAVLWDQSVHLFMEAGEGGSVLEKLDSCGPMREFEIIWVTQQVLRGLEYLHSHNVIHHDIKPSNIVLMSDKAVLVDFGLTVQMTEDIYIPSDFRGTEMYMSPEVVLCRGHNTKTDIYSLGTTIIHMQTGSPPWVQRYPRTAYPSYLYIIHKQAPPLEDIAEDCSPAMRSFLERALEKNPALRSSASELLKDEAINPPREDQPRCWSLDSALEEATHTMLRQQSQHHDTTQDSSLYSEDSGHMRRKGSLYIDLGALSGYCKLVTGPPTSEYG; this comes from the exons atggattacaaatatggtAACGGAGTAGAACTGCTGTTGGCTCACATGAATATAGAAGACATCATCAACGCTGCAGAGACTCTGTATCAGcttgaggaagaggaggaaggaggctTGTCATTCGAAGAGGAAGGTCTTTCCCAGGAGGAGATGGACGAGAACGAGGAGGCAGGGGACTCGGTGGGCTTGGGGAGTCAGCAGAAGGACTACGCCGATGGGGTCGGTGGTGTTCGGTACGGGGCGGTGACAGAGCTCCTGTCCTTTGTCAACCAGCTCTCCAACATGCAGCCAGCAGCCCTGCAGCACCTGACTGAGGAGACGGGTGTTCTGCTCAACAAG GCCATGGCTGTGAAAAAAGGCCGCTACCAGATCAACGTGGACGTGCTCCTGTTTCCATGGAAATTGACCTACAAGGATCACGGCTCTAGCCTTGTGCCCAAGGGCTCATTTGGGAAAGTCCACTTGGCTCAGGACACCACCACTAGAAAGAGAATGGCTTGTAAACTG ATCCCTATGgagcactttaaagcagccGATGTGGAGTTCCAGGCCCGGTTCCGCCACGAGAACATCGCTGAGCTTTACGGCGCCGTGCTCTGGGACCAGAGCGTTCACCTGTTCATGGAGGCCGGAGAGGGTGGCTCGGTCCTGGAGAAGCTGGACAGCTGTGGGCCCATGAGGGAGTTTGAGATCATCTGGGTGACCCAGCAAGTCCTGCGGGGCTTGGAGTACCTGCACTCACACAACGTCATCCACCACGACATCAAAC CCAGTAACATTGTCCTGATGTCAGACAAGGCAGTGTTGGTGGACTTTGGCCTGACGGTGCAGATGACAGAGGATATATACATTCCCAGCGACTTTAGAGGAACAGAG ATGTATATGAGTCCAGAGGTGGTTCTGTGTCGAGGACATAACACCAAGACAGACATCTACAGCCTGGGCACTACCATCATTCACATGCAGACTGGAAGCCCTCCATGGGTCCAGAGATACCCACGCACTGCATACCCTTCCTACCTCTACATT ATCCATAAGCAAGCCCCCCCTCTTGAGGACATAGCTGAGGACTGCAGCCCGGCCATGCGCTCCTTCCTGGAAAGAGCCCTGGAGAAGAACCCTGCCCTGCGGAGCTCGGCGTCCGAGCTGTTGAAGGACGAGGCCATCAACCCGCCTAGGGAGGATCAGCCACGCTGCTGGAGCCTTGACTCAGCCCTGGAGGaggccacacacacaatgttacgGCAGCAGAGCCAGCACCATGACACCACACAGG ATTCTTCTCTGTACTCTGAGGACTCTGGCCACATGAGGAGGAAGGGCTCCTTGTATATTGACCTAGGGGCCTTGTCAGGTTACTGTAAACTGGTGACAGGGCCCCCCACCTCAGAATATGGCTAG
- the map3k8 gene encoding mitogen-activated protein kinase kinase kinase 8 isoform X1 codes for MDYKYGNGVELLLAHMNIEDIINAAETLYQLEEEEEGGLSFEEEGLSQEEMDENEEAGDSVGLGSQQKDYADGVGGVRYGAVTELLSFVNQLSNMQPAALQHLTEETGVLLNKKAMAVKKGRYQINVDVLLFPWKLTYKDHGSSLVPKGSFGKVHLAQDTTTRKRMACKLIPMEHFKAADVEFQARFRHENIAELYGAVLWDQSVHLFMEAGEGGSVLEKLDSCGPMREFEIIWVTQQVLRGLEYLHSHNVIHHDIKPSNIVLMSDKAVLVDFGLTVQMTEDIYIPSDFRGTEMYMSPEVVLCRGHNTKTDIYSLGTTIIHMQTGSPPWVQRYPRTAYPSYLYIIHKQAPPLEDIAEDCSPAMRSFLERALEKNPALRSSASELLKDEAINPPREDQPRCWSLDSALEEATHTMLRQQSQHHDTTQDSSLYSEDSGHMRRKGSLYIDLGALSGYCKLVTGPPTSEYG; via the exons atggattacaaatatggtAACGGAGTAGAACTGCTGTTGGCTCACATGAATATAGAAGACATCATCAACGCTGCAGAGACTCTGTATCAGcttgaggaagaggaggaaggaggctTGTCATTCGAAGAGGAAGGTCTTTCCCAGGAGGAGATGGACGAGAACGAGGAGGCAGGGGACTCGGTGGGCTTGGGGAGTCAGCAGAAGGACTACGCCGATGGGGTCGGTGGTGTTCGGTACGGGGCGGTGACAGAGCTCCTGTCCTTTGTCAACCAGCTCTCCAACATGCAGCCAGCAGCCCTGCAGCACCTGACTGAGGAGACGGGTGTTCTGCTCAACAAG AAGGCCATGGCTGTGAAAAAAGGCCGCTACCAGATCAACGTGGACGTGCTCCTGTTTCCATGGAAATTGACCTACAAGGATCACGGCTCTAGCCTTGTGCCCAAGGGCTCATTTGGGAAAGTCCACTTGGCTCAGGACACCACCACTAGAAAGAGAATGGCTTGTAAACTG ATCCCTATGgagcactttaaagcagccGATGTGGAGTTCCAGGCCCGGTTCCGCCACGAGAACATCGCTGAGCTTTACGGCGCCGTGCTCTGGGACCAGAGCGTTCACCTGTTCATGGAGGCCGGAGAGGGTGGCTCGGTCCTGGAGAAGCTGGACAGCTGTGGGCCCATGAGGGAGTTTGAGATCATCTGGGTGACCCAGCAAGTCCTGCGGGGCTTGGAGTACCTGCACTCACACAACGTCATCCACCACGACATCAAAC CCAGTAACATTGTCCTGATGTCAGACAAGGCAGTGTTGGTGGACTTTGGCCTGACGGTGCAGATGACAGAGGATATATACATTCCCAGCGACTTTAGAGGAACAGAG ATGTATATGAGTCCAGAGGTGGTTCTGTGTCGAGGACATAACACCAAGACAGACATCTACAGCCTGGGCACTACCATCATTCACATGCAGACTGGAAGCCCTCCATGGGTCCAGAGATACCCACGCACTGCATACCCTTCCTACCTCTACATT ATCCATAAGCAAGCCCCCCCTCTTGAGGACATAGCTGAGGACTGCAGCCCGGCCATGCGCTCCTTCCTGGAAAGAGCCCTGGAGAAGAACCCTGCCCTGCGGAGCTCGGCGTCCGAGCTGTTGAAGGACGAGGCCATCAACCCGCCTAGGGAGGATCAGCCACGCTGCTGGAGCCTTGACTCAGCCCTGGAGGaggccacacacacaatgttacgGCAGCAGAGCCAGCACCATGACACCACACAGG ATTCTTCTCTGTACTCTGAGGACTCTGGCCACATGAGGAGGAAGGGCTCCTTGTATATTGACCTAGGGGCCTTGTCAGGTTACTGTAAACTGGTGACAGGGCCCCCCACCTCAGAATATGGCTAG